AGCTAGCAGGAtgaggaaccagcttttagaacTAAGCATGTTCAGCACTGCTCTTCAGTCTCCAGATTCAGGAACTGTCTTGATGGGAAAAAGGCAAAGGCAGAAAGTCGCTCCAAATGGGGACCCAGGCTGCCAAATGTTGGTCGCAAGCACATGTTCCCTGAACTTGGGCTTGGCTCCAGACGGAGAAGAGCTCACAATGGAAACAGTGATGGCTGTTTGCTCAGGCAgccaagagaatgaaaagcacATTGAAACCCAGCAGTGTCTCCATGGGGAGAGGCACGGTGGGCCCCTGGGTGGTGAAACCAACCTGACAAGAGAGCAGGATCAGAGAGCCTATTCCCAGCATTTTTCTTCAGTTCAACAACAGACCTTTATGTATGTGCAACCTCTCAGGAAATCTCTGAGAAGTTAAACTGTGggccgtgccacaactactgaagcccgcgcgcctagagcccgtgctccacaacaaaataagccactgcaatgagaagccctcgcaccacaacgaagagtagcccccgctcgccacaactagggaaagcccgcgcgcagcaacaaagaaccaatgcagccaaaagtaaataaataaattaaattagtttaaaaaaaaaagaaaagaaattaaactgtGGGCAACCCAAGCTTTGCCCAGCAATAGAGGCACTCTCAATCTAGTTTGCCCCAGTTTTAATTGAATTAGCTTCCATTAATTGAGAGAAAGCAAAGGGCTCTTCGCAATGTATGTTCCCTGTCCCTCCCCCCAAAGATTTCATCaacttccttttttattgctactACTAGTGGACTATTTTGACCTCTAGTGAGTACCTTTTCAGTTGGTATTTTCATGCTGTACTTTTCCTCATTTCCCCAGTGGTATGTGAATGCCCTCCTATCCCAGCACATCAGTAACTGCTGGGCTGAGAAAACAGCTGGCAGCGGGAGAAACCAGGCTTCGGGGTGAGGGAGCAGGAGTACAGTCTCAACAGGTCCGGACGACAGGGTTCGCTCACCTGTGCCGACGCAGGCAGATCGTGCAGCCCAGCTCTTTGCCTCTCCCATGAAAGATGAGGACCAATGTGGGTTAGTATTTTGCTTACATACACTTTGGAAGAATTCTGTTCTAAAATAAAGGATGGCACGTAAACTATGGTGCAAAGGTTGTAAGCCCAAATATATCCAGGAATAGGAAACCTTTAAAAAGTAGGTGgcgagagggacttccctggtggtccagtgggtaagactccacgctcccaatgcagggggcccgggttcgatcgctggtggggaactagatccggcatgcatgccgcaactaagaagcccacatgcctcaactaagacccagtgcagcctaaataaatgaataaataaataaatactttttttaataaagtaggTGGAGTGAACTGGCAAGTTCCTTGTCCAAAGAGGAGCCATTATCTTGTTCTGGCTGATTGTAGCCAGATCTTCAGAATTTTTTGAGGAGAAGCAAGAAAGTTGTGTTTTTACGTACATGTCTAGGGTCCACGTACAGACACAGGCCTTCAGCTTGTAACCTCTGGTCTAGCAGAACAAGGATGGGCTTTGGCCATAGACTTGAGTTTGAATTGTGACTCCAGGATGGACTGAGTGTGTGGTCTTGGGTGGGTAAGTGCATTTTCAGAGCGTCAGTATCCTCACCTTTGACATGAGGGCAACACCACCCTGGCAGTGGGGTTGTGGCGATGACATGAGATGCTGTTCAGCACAGGCGTGAGGAGGGCTGCCTACCGCGTGTGCAGTGCCTGCCTTGGTCTGTCACTGCCGCTCATAAGGTACTCTGCAGTTTACTGATCCTGATTTCCagaacttttataattttttttttaatatttattgattgattgattgccatgctgggtcttcgtttctgtgccagggccctccccagctgcagcaagcgggggccactcttcatcgcggtgcgcgggcctcccgccatcgtggcctctcctgttgcggagcacaggctccagacgcgcaggctcagcaattgtggcccacgggcccagctgctccgcggcacgtgggatcctcccagaccagggcttgaacccgtgtcccctgcaccagcaggcagactcccaaccactgcgccaccacggaagccccgaGAACTTTTGCTAACAAACGTTTAGAGATTGTCCTTAGGAGAAGCGTGTTGGGCAGATGTTTGTGGAGCCCCTTGCTGCGCACCAGGCGTTTGCTTGCGTGCACCACCCCATCCCACATCTGGAAGCAGCAGCCTGTCTCCAGCAGCTAAGGAGGTGAGGAAGCAGAGCTGTTGATCACAGAGAAATATGTAGATCCTCCTACCTAACTCCGTGGCTTCGCCTTCCTGATGTCAACCACCAggattgtttttttctccctgaggaaataaagatgaaaaggggAATTTAAAATCTGCAATTGAGTAAGAGGTGGGCGGAGGGCACGGGAGGTGGTAGTCATCGCGTTTCGCGGCCGGAAGGGGAACTGCGCGCTTGAGTTGACCAGGGACTGAGCGTCTCAGATCTGCTTGGTAAACCTGGTGCACCACCATGCTGGCCGCAAGACTTGTGTGTCTCTGGACACTACCTTCCAGGGTTTTCCACCCAGCTTTCACCAAGGCCTCCCCTGTTGTGAAGAATTCCATCATGAAAAATCAGTGGCTCTTAACACCCAGCAGGGAATATGCCACCAGGACAAGAATTGGAATTTGGCGTGGGAAAACTAGCCAAGAACTCAAGGAGGCAGCTTCGGAACCatcattggaaaaaatatttaaaattgatcAGATGGGAAGATGGTTTATTGCTGGAGGGGCTGCTGTTGGTCTTAGAGCTTTGTGCTACTATGGCTTGGGAATGTCTAATGAGATTGGAGCTATTGAAAAAGCTGTAATTTGGCCTCAATATGTGAAGGATAGAATTCATACCACCTATATGTACTTAGCAGGAAGTATCGGCATAACAGCTTTGTCTGCCCTGGCAGTGAGCAGAACTCCTGCCCTCATGAACTTCATGATGAGAGGCTCTTGGGTGACAATTGGTGCAACCTTTGCAGCCATGATTGGAGCTGGAATGCTGGTCCAGTCGATATCATATGACCAGAGCCCAGGCCCAAAGCATCTTGCTTGGTTACTACATTCTGGTGTGATGGGTGCAGTGGTGCCTCCTCTGACGATATTAGGGGGGCCTCTTCTCATCACAGCTGCATGGTAGACAGCTGGGATTGTGGGAGGCCTCTCCACTGTGGCCATATGTGTACCCAGTGAGAAGTTTTTGAACATTGGAGCACCCCTGGGCGTGGGCCTGGGTGTCGTCCTTGTGTCCTCGCTAGGATCTGTGTTTCTTCCACCTACCACTGTGGCTGGTGCCACTCTGTACCCAGTGGCAATTTATGGTGGATTAGTTCTTTTCAGCATGTTTCTTCTGTATGATGCACAGAAGGTAATCAAGCGTGCAGAAGTAGTACCAGTGTATGGAGTTCAAAAATATGATCCCATCAATTCGATGCTGGGAATCTACATggatatattaaacatatttatgCGAGTTGCCAGTATTCTAGCAACTGGAGgcaacagaaagaaatgaagtgacTCAGCTTCTGACTTCCTTAATACATCAGATATCTGGCTTGTTTAATAGGGGCAGATATTCTTTAAATAGTTTGTGCAAGCAGCTTTCGTTGAAGTTTAGAAGATAAGAACTTGTCAACGTGTTTCAGGTGTTCCAGTAATGTGATGCTTCAGGTCTGCTTTTTCTTCTGGAGAATAAATTCAGTAGTTCTCTTCCAAATAGCACACACATTTTCAATTCTCATGTTTAATTCTAAAATGTTCAAATGAATATGAAAACCAAGTTTTGTGTTGCAGGAATTTAcgtattttatctattttaaaatttatttggttaAGTGAAATTTAGCAAACTTGTGTACctgcatttttcattttggattgcaGAATATTAACAAGTAACGTCGTTAAGTGATGTAGGGGTTTGGTAAAGGGACCAGAGAGAAGTAAAGCGACACCTGCAGTCTTTCTTTGAATACTTAGAACTTAGCACTCGTGTAATTGTGGTGAGCCAGCGAGGGGGTCTGGATGTTTGGAAACAAGTCATGGCTGTACATCTGCTGAACTTATCAGAAGCACTGAGCAGAAAACAAAGACATAGGTGATTCTCCAGGCTCTCCTTACGATATGGATGTGATCAGGTTTGGCTTCTCATTGTTTGACACTGTTAGGAGAGTCCACAGTGCTAATCATATGGAGAATTcctgttatatatattatgtgtgtgtgtaagtctTACTTTTGAATCGTCTAGAACAAAACATCCTTAAAACACTCAGGAAAAAATATTCGAAGCATGAAAATTGttgcatttttaagtatacaaacaATATGTGCATAGTTGCtgtatatttttgcaaatttatTGAAATGTTTAAAGGAATACATGCTTGCCTTTCTTATCTCTTCAGGCTTTAAAGCTTTTATCAGAAAAGCCTATTCGTGGTTTACACTTGAGATTATGAAAGCAGTTTTCCCCCTCAGATTTAGTTTCCTGCATTCCCTCTCAGAGGAATCACTAAAAAAAGGAAGGCAAAGCGAGGCTTCTTTCATGAACTATATCAATCAAAAATGTAATGGAGAAGATGCTTCACTAGAGTTTCCCGTAGCagaattttccttctctcctccataGACCATTATTTAACTCTCTTGTGCCATTTATAAGTTTTTTGATACAGAAGAGTTATTTTTGGAAGTTCTTATGAATGAAATAAGTGTATGATTATTGAGATAGTTGgtgttttgacaaatatttactacAGTAATCCATAAATAACTATTCTACCTACCTCAAGTTATATAGGATGCctatttctgaaataataaaggttctagccagaaaaaaattaaaaaaataatatcccCAATTGTGCTTTTTAAAGCGTTCTACCATTCAGCCTAATGAAGAGTGAGGCTTTTGAGAATAAGAATATTTACATTGCCTCCTTCTAAATTCTCCTTGAAGGAGATGCTTGGGCCCCCTTTGGAATTGGTGCCCTGGTGCACATACCTGCCCCATGCCCTCTGTGTGGCTAAGTACATATTTCACGTATTTCAGCCACTGCTGCAACATTAAGATGCATTAGCACTTGTTAGGTAGGCTCTCAGTTCCAGGTGGACCTGTCATATATCTTCTGAAACCATCAGTATATCAGGCTttgtgctgtgcacctgaaataCAAGGAGGGGGGTTAGTCCTCTTGTTACTCCTTGACTGATAGGGAAGGTGCGCAAGTGACTTTGCAGGGAACACAAGGATGACCATGATAGAGGTCTAATTCCCAACTTGAGAAAGGAAGGGGCACAGGAAGATCTCATAGGCCCAGGTATACTTGCTCAGAGGTGAAGGGAAAGCAAAGAGAAACTGGTGGCGCATATAGGGACAGCTTTGAGAGAAGGGTATTTGAGGTAGAGAATCAACATATGCAAAGGCCAGAGATGACAGCACTGCGTGGCTGGGCTGGCGGAGTGTGGGAGGGGTTGGAGAGGCACTCGGGGCAAGTCAGTGAGGACTTTTAAGTCCTGCAAAGGAGAATGGTTTTATCCCGATGCCTTGGCACTTCAAGGATTTTTGAGGAAAGGGTATTGGGATGGAAGTTGCATTTTAGCGATATCGCTCTCCTCTGTAACAAGGAGGATGTCAGGGACAGAGATGGTGGCAGGGAGACCACAGCTGGGGGATTACTGTAATAGTAAGAAGAGAAATGATGAGGCCCAGACAATAAGTTTTAGGAGCCATTGGGAGGGGACTGACTTGAGAAATATGCAGAGGCTGGTGAGGCTGACTGGCTGATTGCGGTAGGGGATGAGGATGAGGGAGCATTGAGGATGGCTCTCAGGTTCCTGTGGGggtgagaggagggaagggggtgcTGTATATGAGGAAAGGGGATCCAGGAAGAGCtgctctggggtggggagggggtcagtGTCAGGAGTTGCAGGCAGGGGACGATGAGCTCATACAGTTGGGATTTCTGTGATACCGCGGGCCAAGGACCTAGAGGGGGCATTTGGAAGGACTGGCTTGGGGCTCAGGAGAGAGACGGACTGAGGATCAAGATTTTGGAGTCATCCTTTACAGGAGGTCTTTAAAGACACGGGTTAGGATAAAACCATCCAAGGAGAATGTgtagagaatgagaagaaaagggGACCCTGGACTGAACCCTGGAGAACATGGAGAGTTCAGGAGTAGGTGGAGAAGCACAGGAAGGAGTGTGACCAAGAGGCCAGAGGAAAATCAGGAGAAAGGCAATTAGGAGCTTCAAAGAGGGAGTAATCTGGAGTgtagaatatattaaaagaaagagagggacttccctggtggcgcagtggttaagaatctgcctgccaatgcggggaacacaggttcaagccctggtccgggaagatcccacatgccgcggagcaactaagcccgtgagccacaactactgaagcccgcgtgcctggagcccatgcaccacaagagaaaccactgcaatgagaggcccaagcaccacaacgaagagtagcccccgctcaccgcaactagagaaagcccacgcccagcaacaaagacccaatgcagccaaaaataaataaataaatttattttaaaaaaaaaagaaagagagacaaggaAGGTAAGAACTAAGAACCTCGTGTTTCCCCTCCAGCCCCTCAACTCGGGGGACAAGGTTATTTTTGGTAACCTCAGCAAACGCAGGGTCAGGGAAGTAGAAGAAGCTGGCCTCTCCTGGGCTGGGAGTGAAGGGGAGTGAGAAATGGAGGCACCCGTGTGCTGTTCTTTGAGAAGGACCCAATCCCTGTTCTCACTGATGTAACTTAAAAAGTTATTGAATAGTTCAAacataacaataaaaagaaataacagcagtaaatattttgctatatttgcttcaggtttttattttctggagaaatAAACCATGACTAGCTGTATTTGAAACCCCACATTGACCCCTCCCTGATACTGTTCCCCTCCTTCCATTAGGTAACCACCATCCTGAATTGCATGGTTACACTTTTATTACATAACTTTGTATCTGTGAGCAGTACTTAGAATTGTTTtccatgtttttaaactttatagaaATGATATGCTGAATATacttctgcatcttgcttttttcattcatcAGCACCATTTTGGagatttatttatgttaacatatgtAGTTCTAGTGCATTCATTTTAACTGCtatatagtattcctttgtatgacTATACCACATATTATCCTTCCGTTCTCCTGTTGCCGGACATTTAGTCGGTTTCCAATTCTTGGCTCATATAGGCAAGGCTGCAGTgatcattcttgtacatgtctcttGTACATGGGTGGGGATATTTCCAGGATATATACCTAGACGTGGAATTTGCTAGGTCATGGGTTATCTGCATCTTCAACTTTACTGAATATTGTTAGATTGCCTTCCAGTGTGAGGGCACCAATTTACACCCACAACAGCAGTTTATGAGGATTCCAGATGTTTCATATCCTCCCTAACATTTTATTTGTTGAAACTTTAGCCAATTTGATGAGTGTGAAAAGATAAACCAGAGTTTACTTTCCTTTGCATTTCGTAAGGCCACCAACTGTGTAGTGCAAGTCTGCATCTTTTAGTGTAGAGGTTGTACACTGCACAACTCTAGGGGGCACCGTTCATATTGTAGTCTTTGTGAAAGGCACTCGATAGAGTCAGTGCATGTACAGCATATACAGTGGACTGGAATGAAGTTAAGGATTCTTTGTCTTTGCCCATTGTTCtcttgggttgtttgtcttattggaagagttctttatttattttggatattaattcttttttggtTTATATATGTTACAAACATTTTCATCCAATCTGCAGCttctattaattttgtttaaataaagtgTTTCATTCTTTAAAGTTATAAAGTTTTTTCAAATTCCATAATATATGTGGTCACCTTTTATTAAAGAGAGATGAAGCTGATATTCCCATTTAATAAGACAAATCTTTTGTGATATCAAGACAACTTTTCAGCATGCCCTCAGTAAAAATATTACTGAGGAATAATATTGAGGAAATAaaaaccataatttttaaaattttaatgtacttaaatttaacctttttctttgtatttttgtagCTTATCTTAAGAACTCCCTCCcaactctttttattttgaatttttattttatattggagtatagttgattaacagtgttgtgttagtttcaggtgtacagcaaagtgattcagttatatatatatacatgtatctattctttttcaaattcttttcccatttaggttattacagaatattgagcagagttccctgtgctatacagtaggtccttgttggttatctattttaaatatagtagtgtgtacatgtcagtcccaaactcccaatttatccctccccccttaccTTTCCCGTTTGGCAACCGTAAGTTTGTCTTccaggtctgtgagtctgtttctgttttgtaaataagttcatttgtatctttttttttttttttttttttttttagattcagcatgtaagtggtatcatgtgatatttgtctttgtctggcttacttcacttagtataataatctccaggtccatccacgttgctgcaaatggcattatttcattctttttaaagttttgcttttccagCTTTAGATGTTTAATCCaccttgaatttattttataatcctaTTATATAATATAGGAATCtattttcatgtatatataaCCAATTTTAAATAATGGATTAACTAGTTCatcatttcccctttgatttttcACGCCAGATACTTTAAagtacagcctttttttttttttttttggccacgcagcttgcgggatcttagttcccagaccagggatcgaacccgtgccccctgcagtggaagtgcagagtcctaaccactagactgccagggaattcccaaaatacAGCTATGTTTTAAACATGGATCTGTTTCTGGGTTTCTGTCGTGTTCCCTGGTTTACGTGTCTGTCTCTTTGCCCTATGGCACAGTCTTAGTTAATTACTGCTAACACAGATCTCCCTGGCCTGTTTTTCTTAACACTTCTTGGTTATTCTTGGCTTTTGCTCTCCTACATGGATTTTACCATCAATTGTCAGAttccacacatacacacgcacataccTGATTGggatttttattgaaattgcaTTAAACTCACAGATTAACCTGGAGGCAGTATGCATCTTTACCATATTGGATGTTCTCATCCTGGAATATGGTATATTAGTGTATCTTAtattaagtttattcctatgcACTTATACATTTTGCTCCtgttgaaaatgaaattttttcctATAATATTCCCTAACTGGTTACAAATGGTGTGTAGAAACATCATCAGTATTTGTAACTGATCTTGTATCCAGCAACTATGGAGAACTTTCTTATTCTAATTTGTATACATTCTCTTAGATTTTTCTATGTAGATTATCACTGTCTGTATATTATGGTTTAgtcttcctttctgattcttATGCCTCTCATTTACATTTCCTCTCATTATATTCGTTTTATGCCAGGACAAAGTTGAGTAAAAGCACTGATAGCAGACTTtaacagcttcattgagatataattcacataccataaagttcaccctTCAGATTTCCTTTTTTAGTTCCTGTTTTTAATAGGAATGCCTCTGAAATTTTACCATATAAGTAACTAATTGCTGCAGTCCCATTTGTTAACTGGTTcatcatttccctgatgacttgtCATGCCACCTCTGACATGTTTTATACACagatctatttctgggttctgttCCATTAAAGTATTTGTCTATCCCATTGTCAGTATCACACTGCCTTACTTACCATAGCTTTATATACTAATGTACATATTTGCTATAGAGTTTTTATGAATACCCTTTATCAAATTAAAGAAATCTTAATTTgctaagaagtttaaaaataaaaaactataaataggtTTTGAGTTGTTTCAGGTGctcttccttcatctgtgacatgatcatatagtttttgcTATGTGATCAGGCCACCCAGGATGGcttgttctcttgctctctgtacatcccctgcttgaccagtccgtgcttcacctacaccctactcacatggCTGACCTTCCCTCTTAATCATAGAGCCTAATCAGTAAATGCCTATGTCTTGCCCCCAGCTAGTGATTCTTCTAATCTTTATACCAGAAAGGCTCCACCCTGCTAGGTTTATCAAAGGGGCTATGAGGGAcatgcccctctgctggtttccctggtaatggatgagccaacctgacatcaGTTCCCCCATAACAGGTAACcttcccccccaccgccccagctCCCTGG
This region of Balaenoptera acutorostrata chromosome 19, mBalAcu1.1, whole genome shotgun sequence genomic DNA includes:
- the LOC103014011 gene encoding LOW QUALITY PROTEIN: growth hormone-inducible transmembrane protein-like (The sequence of the model RefSeq protein was modified relative to this genomic sequence to represent the inferred CDS: substituted 1 base at 1 genomic stop codon); translated protein: MLAARLVCLWTLPSRVFHPAFTKASPVVKNSIMKNQWLLTPSREYATRTRIGIWRGKTSQELKEAASEPSLEKIFKIDQMGRWFIAGGAAVGLRALCYYGLGMSNEIGAIEKAVIWPQYVKDRIHTTYMYLAGSIGITALSALAVSRTPALMNFMMRGSWVTIGATFAAMIGAGMLVQSISYDQSPGPKHLAWLLHSGVMGAVVPPLTILGGPLLITAAWXTAGIVGGLSTVAICVPSEKFLNIGAPLGVGLGVVLVSSLGSVFLPPTTVAGATLYPVAIYGGLVLFSMFLLYDAQKVIKRAEVVPVYGVQKYDPINSMLGIYMDILNIFMRVASILATGGNRKK